One part of the bacterium genome encodes these proteins:
- a CDS encoding tetratricopeptide repeat protein: MSDENRQIPDETMAELQASFATEDFPEDPLETYDKDRTRQLFTQFATEAAPPPTASHIEDYASSIVVWKIRGRGIVDQSEDESIDQEAPKVAFTLTQFLGQGGFGEVWEAIQGSLGRMVALKRQRDDPEKSKSKSPGWKAYMEELFRQEALVTAALEHPNIVPIYDMGIDDDGRPHLAMKIVRGEPWDRIIRRDKKLSYDDFLSKHVAILIDVAQAVAFAHSRGIIHRDLKPGQVMVGEFGEVLLMDWGLALLHDAKLANDHGIPPQLTSLFPTKETATSPSGTLAFMAPEQASPTADDLGPHTDVFLLGGTLYYLLTGRPPYVAETTLESFARARLGDVLPPSIAAEDRDIPRELEEICMRALAPEPESRTPGAGAFVTELQDYLSGSSQRRESRALTEQAESKLGESGSDYQSLRAGQDLVERARELWPQNPSLPALTRLVHYQLARTAIANGDLVLARMEASRLEAGEEREGLLREVDEREEHLRRIRRQRRVFFRATVALMVIASVLAVWAYQRAVEAQKQRRLAETARAEAENAMNFLITELRKDLEPLGQLRLLGGVVGQAEEYYMKSVGPDADDGTLRRAAMSLKGIGDVHRGEGDLTQAQEAYASYNRIAEQLSRRPGSQAEDIRLLADSLNNLGFISTRQGDLAQAMAHYQKAADLMKPLVDANSTDWKSIETYVYTLQDIANVHEERGELAKAADVLEETLQLSRRMAYGPGHEEPDYLFGLANTFDRLGRVQEKQGKLTAALESFESSLDILERLRALEPDSVHHRRDTATALFRIGKIQEAQGDLPAALKTMTTALTIRQRLSEYDPLNRHWQELVADSLMDIADIQMAQGENEEALAEYTDARDRLEKMVEFDETNRLWKHKLALAYQKTGKAQEALGQTENAEKSYESAEGVLEKLTEDEPENQSWIRDLAVAKERLAALAARNGNLGKARTLFEEGLEVRKQLVELDPTNVVWMGDLAASQNNLGYLYIALQEYGKTEQMFRAALSTFEKIAAIDDSNLDSQHSLAMANYNLAGFLSQVGQIRDAESSYERALEIMEALVKHDATNVEWQDELSSILDQYGNLSLETGNYRHARDLYERDLQIQKGHIAKNPEDANRRNRAAWDLVQIGAAHEHTGESEEATAAWEEAVELMQPLVADIGSLHPDVLDTYAEALLFLGRVDEAKPALELIWKAGATYPRLEELAEKHGIRKDTDAPKTEGPEPE, from the coding sequence ATGTCCGACGAGAATCGACAAATCCCTGACGAGACGATGGCTGAGCTTCAGGCGTCGTTTGCGACGGAGGACTTTCCAGAAGATCCGCTCGAGACCTACGACAAGGATCGAACGCGGCAACTCTTCACGCAGTTTGCGACCGAAGCGGCACCGCCTCCGACGGCGTCGCATATCGAGGATTACGCCTCCAGCATCGTCGTCTGGAAGATCCGTGGACGCGGGATTGTTGACCAATCCGAAGACGAGTCGATCGATCAAGAGGCACCGAAGGTCGCATTCACCCTGACGCAGTTTCTCGGCCAGGGTGGATTCGGCGAGGTTTGGGAAGCGATTCAAGGTTCGCTGGGCCGCATGGTGGCACTGAAACGCCAGCGAGACGATCCGGAGAAATCTAAGTCAAAATCGCCCGGCTGGAAAGCGTACATGGAGGAGCTCTTCCGCCAGGAAGCGCTCGTGACGGCGGCCCTCGAACATCCCAACATCGTTCCGATTTACGACATGGGAATCGACGACGATGGGCGCCCGCACTTGGCGATGAAGATTGTGCGCGGCGAACCTTGGGATCGAATCATTCGCCGCGACAAGAAGCTCTCCTACGATGATTTCCTGAGCAAGCACGTCGCGATTCTGATCGATGTCGCCCAGGCCGTTGCCTTCGCGCATTCGCGCGGCATCATTCACCGGGACCTCAAGCCTGGACAGGTGATGGTCGGGGAATTCGGCGAAGTCCTGCTGATGGATTGGGGCCTGGCCCTTCTGCACGATGCGAAGCTGGCCAACGATCATGGAATTCCTCCGCAACTGACATCGTTGTTCCCGACAAAAGAAACTGCGACGAGTCCATCGGGCACGTTAGCCTTCATGGCTCCGGAACAGGCCAGCCCGACGGCAGACGATCTCGGTCCGCACACGGACGTGTTCCTGCTCGGAGGTACGCTGTACTACCTTCTGACGGGTCGGCCGCCGTACGTTGCCGAGACGACCCTCGAGTCGTTTGCGCGCGCTCGTCTTGGCGATGTGCTGCCGCCGAGCATTGCCGCCGAAGATCGAGACATTCCGCGCGAGTTGGAAGAGATTTGCATGCGGGCACTGGCTCCGGAACCGGAAAGCCGCACGCCTGGCGCCGGCGCATTTGTGACAGAGCTTCAGGACTATCTCTCTGGTTCGTCTCAGCGCCGGGAATCGCGCGCACTAACGGAGCAGGCTGAGAGCAAACTCGGCGAATCCGGTAGCGATTACCAGTCGCTGCGTGCCGGGCAGGACCTGGTTGAGCGCGCGCGCGAACTGTGGCCGCAGAACCCTTCGCTGCCGGCGTTGACACGCCTGGTTCATTACCAGTTGGCGCGAACGGCGATCGCAAACGGGGATCTTGTTCTCGCGCGCATGGAAGCTTCTCGCCTGGAGGCTGGCGAGGAGCGCGAGGGGCTTCTGCGTGAAGTGGATGAACGCGAGGAGCATCTGCGTCGCATCCGCCGGCAGCGGCGCGTTTTCTTCCGTGCGACGGTCGCTCTGATGGTCATCGCGAGCGTGCTCGCCGTTTGGGCCTACCAGCGCGCTGTAGAAGCGCAGAAGCAGCGCAGGCTGGCGGAAACGGCACGGGCCGAGGCCGAAAACGCGATGAACTTCCTGATCACGGAACTTCGCAAGGACCTCGAACCGTTGGGCCAGTTACGCCTACTGGGCGGCGTGGTTGGGCAAGCAGAAGAGTACTACATGAAGTCCGTCGGCCCGGATGCGGACGATGGAACGCTTCGGCGCGCGGCGATGTCGCTGAAGGGAATCGGCGATGTGCATCGCGGTGAAGGCGATCTGACGCAGGCGCAGGAAGCCTACGCCAGTTACAACCGCATCGCGGAGCAACTGTCTCGGCGGCCCGGCTCTCAGGCGGAGGACATTCGGCTGCTTGCGGATTCGCTGAATAACCTCGGATTTATTTCGACACGACAGGGCGATCTGGCCCAGGCGATGGCGCACTATCAGAAGGCTGCGGATCTCATGAAGCCGCTCGTCGATGCCAACAGCACGGATTGGAAGAGCATCGAGACGTACGTCTACACGCTGCAGGACATCGCCAATGTGCACGAAGAACGCGGCGAGTTGGCCAAGGCTGCGGACGTGCTTGAAGAGACGCTGCAACTCAGCCGCCGGATGGCATACGGGCCTGGACACGAGGAGCCAGATTATCTGTTCGGCCTTGCCAACACATTCGATCGACTTGGGCGCGTCCAGGAAAAGCAAGGAAAGCTGACGGCGGCCCTTGAGTCATTCGAGAGCAGTCTCGATATTCTGGAGCGGCTTCGCGCTCTGGAGCCGGACAGTGTGCATCACCGCCGCGACACAGCGACGGCTCTGTTCCGCATTGGCAAGATCCAGGAGGCGCAAGGCGATCTGCCCGCGGCGCTGAAGACGATGACGACGGCGCTGACGATTCGCCAGCGTCTTTCCGAATACGATCCACTCAATCGCCACTGGCAAGAACTGGTCGCGGACAGCTTGATGGATATCGCCGATATTCAGATGGCTCAGGGCGAAAACGAAGAAGCGCTCGCGGAGTACACCGACGCGCGCGATCGGCTCGAGAAGATGGTCGAGTTCGACGAGACAAATCGTCTTTGGAAACACAAGCTGGCGCTGGCATACCAGAAGACGGGCAAGGCTCAGGAAGCGCTCGGACAGACAGAGAACGCGGAGAAGAGTTACGAATCCGCCGAAGGCGTTCTGGAGAAGCTGACAGAGGACGAGCCCGAAAACCAGTCCTGGATTCGCGATCTGGCTGTGGCGAAAGAACGTCTGGCGGCCTTGGCGGCGCGTAACGGGAACCTCGGCAAAGCAAGGACGCTGTTCGAGGAAGGCCTCGAGGTGCGCAAGCAACTCGTTGAACTCGATCCCACGAACGTCGTTTGGATGGGCGATCTTGCCGCGAGCCAGAACAACCTGGGCTATCTCTACATCGCGCTGCAAGAGTATGGAAAGACGGAGCAGATGTTCCGCGCGGCTCTCTCGACGTTCGAGAAAATCGCCGCGATCGATGACTCGAATCTCGACAGTCAGCACAGTCTTGCGATGGCGAACTACAACCTTGCGGGTTTCCTGTCGCAAGTTGGGCAGATTCGCGATGCGGAGTCTTCGTATGAACGCGCGCTGGAAATCATGGAGGCGCTCGTCAAACACGATGCCACCAACGTGGAATGGCAGGATGAGTTGTCCTCCATTCTCGATCAATATGGCAACTTGAGTTTGGAGACCGGCAATTACCGACACGCACGCGATCTGTACGAGCGCGACCTTCAAATTCAAAAGGGTCACATCGCAAAGAACCCGGAGGATGCGAACCGGCGAAACCGCGCGGCGTGGGATCTCGTTCAGATCGGCGCAGCACACGAACACACGGGGGAATCGGAGGAAGCCACTGCGGCATGGGAAGAAGCGGTGGAGTTAATGCAACCGCTCGTCGCCGATATCGGAAGTCTGCATCCGGACGTCCTGGATACGTATGCCGAGGCACTGCTTTTCCTGGGACGTGTCGATGAGGCAAAGCCGGCGTTGGAACTGATCTGGAAGGCTGGTGCGACATATCCGCGACTGGAGGAACTCGCGGAGAAGCACGGCATTAGGAAAGATACCGACGCTCCGAAAACCGAAGGACCCGAGCCGGAATAA